A stretch of the Paenibacillus dendritiformis genome encodes the following:
- a CDS encoding DUF11 domain-containing protein, which produces MPFILRFSTITRGAITFTGNSLGISRASRFSPACTPGTADAIGSFIINNPDSVCGSVPSSPATGGGTTNMYAMNFSTNELVLPPGSTVVYAELVWGGTYLINAPGGEDLSARLDDPVRFNTPAGMFNVNPETFFNYAVNVQGDLGYIRSANVTALVAGGGAGTYGAGRIVGTLVPDPNTTSFAGWTLGVVYVNPALPFRSMNLYLGNVPIQAVSPPVTEMIGNFQTPSVGPINGRLLVSAQEGDASITGDFVRFGPDPNNLVTIPQPDGFTNNFFQSLIYDDNGNINMTATFGDRNPIPGQPGSNISDGNRQGWDIANVSILSRLVNGQTSAALQFGTNGDGYTINLLAIQIDNIPPSLLLEKSAFPDTVTVGEEIVYTIVVSNDGDSPLENTVLTDPLPAGVIFQSVQTTQGTASFAAGTVTVDIGTIPVGQSVTVNITVLAASVGLISNTASAQASQTGLISSTAVTTIVPLPPPVLEIEKLAFPSTVAVNSELVYIVFVSNIGGSTATNVVMTDALPPGTVFVSAESDQGTIVFDGTVITNDIGSLAPGDTVQIIIVVRPVVTGLLLNTATTFSDQTAPESATTETVVIEEPILELVISKAAGPDPATVNEELIYTLVVSNETAEVLTGVVVEDVLPAGVTFVSAETTQGTVVEVLGTVTATIGNLAPGQSEIITISVIPTAAGVITNTATATSNETAAVMTSIDTTVNPLAPASLTIEKLAEPDLVHLGDEVVFHITVCNRGETTAVNVVATDTLPEGVELLSVQVSEGSFVQGDGTVTVGFGSLPPGGCANVTMEARVLAVGTLTNSAIVTADNIINPEVTTADVTVIQPLAISKQASRDPAIVGDRLEYTISVANLGEIDLDNVIVQDVLPPMVQFISVESEGGTCSALGQTVTCFLGTLEAQQERTIIITVIPLMEGTITNTATAQADNAAPVTTALTTRVVRLLECIAASKLFDWVVTRTGVIVEETIPEDCRAFIEAVKASGRDVLVNCSVVPSTEACSLAIVKRLPLPDIGPQAGIVLTACTVQVLLTLTEPGTGEQCAFPLTARNNKKVALCLPNPLDESNIASRMFDIHCAARVTDSSSIEVQIDWCLELIVKFVIPIMIEATMCQPREEVPLSELPCSIRVPSDCGMGR; this is translated from the coding sequence ATGCCGTTCATTTTACGCTTCAGTACGATTACGAGAGGTGCGATTACATTCACGGGCAACTCGCTCGGAATTAGCCGCGCCTCCCGATTTTCTCCAGCGTGCACACCGGGTACGGCTGACGCGATCGGCTCCTTTATCATCAACAACCCCGACTCGGTATGCGGTTCGGTTCCTTCCAGTCCGGCTACCGGCGGGGGAACGACGAATATGTACGCTATGAACTTTTCCACAAATGAGTTAGTTCTCCCTCCAGGCAGCACGGTGGTGTATGCCGAATTGGTATGGGGCGGGACGTATCTTATTAACGCGCCAGGCGGCGAAGATTTATCGGCAAGATTAGATGATCCCGTACGCTTCAACACGCCGGCGGGCATGTTCAATGTGAACCCAGAGACCTTTTTTAATTATGCCGTGAATGTTCAAGGGGATCTCGGTTATATCCGATCCGCGAACGTTACGGCCCTGGTCGCCGGAGGCGGTGCAGGCACTTACGGTGCAGGCCGAATTGTGGGCACGCTCGTCCCCGACCCGAATACGACGAGCTTCGCCGGTTGGACGCTTGGCGTTGTCTATGTGAATCCCGCTTTGCCTTTCCGCAGCATGAATCTCTATTTGGGGAACGTCCCCATCCAGGCCGTATCTCCTCCGGTCACGGAAATGATCGGGAACTTCCAAACCCCGTCAGTCGGTCCCATTAACGGACGGCTTCTCGTTAGCGCGCAAGAAGGGGATGCATCGATTACCGGCGACTTTGTAAGATTCGGCCCCGATCCGAACAATCTGGTGACGATTCCGCAGCCGGATGGCTTTACAAACAACTTTTTCCAATCTCTCATCTATGATGATAACGGCAATATCAATATGACTGCCACATTCGGGGATCGCAACCCGATACCCGGTCAGCCAGGCTCGAACATAAGCGACGGCAATCGGCAAGGATGGGATATCGCCAACGTCAGCATACTTTCCAGACTCGTCAATGGCCAAACATCGGCCGCGCTCCAATTCGGAACGAACGGGGACGGATACACGATCAACTTATTGGCCATTCAGATCGATAACATTCCCCCTTCCTTATTGCTCGAAAAATCCGCATTCCCCGACACGGTAACCGTAGGGGAGGAAATCGTATATACCATCGTGGTCAGCAACGACGGCGATTCCCCGCTTGAGAATACGGTGCTCACCGATCCGCTGCCGGCCGGGGTCATCTTCCAATCGGTGCAAACAACTCAAGGGACGGCATCGTTCGCGGCCGGTACGGTAACCGTCGATATCGGGACGATTCCGGTCGGACAGAGCGTCACTGTAAATATTACCGTGCTGGCTGCGTCGGTTGGACTCATATCGAATACGGCCTCGGCGCAAGCAAGCCAAACGGGGCTCATCTCTTCAACCGCAGTCACTACGATTGTGCCTCTGCCGCCTCCTGTTCTGGAAATCGAGAAATTGGCTTTTCCTTCTACCGTCGCCGTCAATTCGGAGCTCGTATATATTGTGTTTGTGTCGAATATTGGGGGGAGCACGGCCACGAATGTCGTTATGACCGATGCCCTTCCTCCGGGAACCGTATTCGTATCCGCCGAATCGGATCAAGGAACGATCGTATTCGACGGAACCGTGATCACGAATGACATCGGTTCATTGGCTCCGGGAGATACGGTGCAGATCATCATCGTCGTAAGGCCTGTGGTGACCGGACTCCTCCTGAACACCGCCACAACGTTTTCGGACCAGACGGCTCCTGAATCTGCCACGACGGAAACGGTCGTCATCGAAGAGCCGATACTGGAATTAGTGATATCGAAAGCTGCAGGGCCGGACCCGGCTACGGTGAATGAGGAGCTTATTTACACGCTGGTCGTGTCGAACGAAACGGCGGAAGTGCTGACCGGAGTGGTGGTAGAGGATGTTCTGCCGGCGGGCGTCACCTTTGTATCCGCCGAGACGACGCAGGGGACGGTCGTGGAGGTGCTCGGCACGGTGACCGCGACGATCGGCAACCTTGCCCCCGGCCAATCCGAGATCATCACCATATCGGTTATCCCGACCGCCGCCGGTGTAATCACGAACACAGCTACCGCCACCTCCAATGAAACCGCCGCCGTCATGACCTCGATCGACACGACCGTCAATCCGCTTGCTCCCGCTTCCCTTACGATAGAGAAGCTTGCCGAGCCCGATCTTGTCCATCTCGGCGACGAAGTCGTATTCCATATTACGGTATGCAATAGGGGGGAGACAACGGCGGTAAATGTGGTCGCCACCGACACCTTGCCGGAAGGAGTAGAGCTGCTGTCCGTCCAGGTCTCGGAAGGTTCGTTCGTGCAGGGAGACGGAACCGTAACCGTGGGATTCGGTTCGCTTCCTCCCGGCGGCTGCGCGAATGTGACGATGGAGGCCAGAGTGCTTGCCGTCGGCACGTTAACGAATTCGGCGATTGTTACGGCCGATAACATTATCAATCCCGAAGTGACGACCGCGGATGTCACGGTCATTCAGCCGTTGGCCATCTCGAAGCAAGCATCCAGAGATCCGGCGATTGTAGGCGATAGACTGGAGTATACAATCAGTGTCGCTAATCTTGGCGAGATCGATCTGGACAATGTCATCGTGCAGGATGTTCTTCCTCCCATGGTGCAGTTCATCAGCGTGGAGTCCGAAGGCGGGACGTGTTCCGCATTAGGGCAGACCGTCACTTGTTTCTTGGGAACGCTGGAAGCGCAGCAGGAGCGGACGATCATAATTACGGTGATTCCATTGATGGAAGGGACCATCACGAACACGGCCACGGCACAGGCGGATAATGCGGCTCCCGTGACAACGGCGCTTACGACCCGCGTGGTTCGACTGTTGGAGTGCATTGCGGCCAGCAAGCTGTTCGATTGGGTGGTGACCCGTACCGGGGTTATCGTGGAAGAGACCATTCCGGAGGACTGCAGGGCATTCATAGAGGCAGTCAAGGCGAGCGGCCGCGATGTTCTCGTGAATTGTTCCGTTGTTCCGTCGACGGAAGCATGCAGCCTCGCGATCGTCAAGCGATTGCCGCTGCCGGATATCGGTCCGCAGGCCGGCATCGTTCTGACCGCTTGTACTGTCCAGGTGCTCCTTACATTAACGGAACCGGGAACAGGGGAGCAATGCGCGTTCCCGCTCACCGCGCGGAACAACAAAAAGGTGGCGCTCTGTCTGCCGAATCCGCTGGACGAATCCAACATCGCTTCCCGGATGTTCGACATCCATTGTGCCGCAAGAGTAACGGACAGCTCATCTATCGAGGTGCAGATCGATTGGTGCCTTGAGCTTATTGTCAAATTCGTCATCCCGATCATGATCGAGGCGACGATGTGTCAGCCTAGAGAAGAAGTACCGCTTTCGGAGCTGCCGTGCAGCATCCGAGTTCCCTCCGACTGCGGCATGGGACGATAA
- a CDS encoding stage II sporulation protein M gives MHVDNANLITGFDYEWYQIAANNIGAGLLIAASGILLSVPAVLLTLFNGFMLGYLVMLSASHYSAAAIIAALAPHGIFELPAILLACTIGLKPFSWVLRYVRTKQPVDWKKEWRTIAALLGLMAVLFTVANLIETYVSPVR, from the coding sequence ATTCATGTCGATAATGCCAATCTGATCACCGGATTCGATTACGAATGGTACCAGATTGCGGCGAACAATATCGGTGCAGGTCTTCTCATTGCAGCCAGCGGGATTCTATTATCCGTTCCTGCCGTGCTGCTGACTCTCTTCAACGGGTTTATGCTCGGTTATCTCGTTATGCTGTCTGCCTCCCATTATTCTGCGGCAGCAATTATCGCGGCGTTGGCTCCCCATGGCATCTTTGAGCTTCCGGCCATCCTATTGGCCTGTACCATAGGCTTGAAGCCCTTTAGCTGGGTTCTTCGATACGTACGCACCAAGCAACCGGTTGATTGGAAGAAGGAATGGCGTACAATCGCGGCGCTGCTTGGCTTAATGGCCGTCTTGTTTACTGTGGCGAACCTGATCGAGACCTATGTCTCACCCGTACGATGA
- a CDS encoding formate/nitrite transporter family protein, translating to MEQRHALDQVEALALKKKAAWDSGKFPYLLRSILASMFIGFGIVVAFKTGNLFDEGASPFAYTAAAVTFGAAIILIGYAGGDLFTGNTFYFTFSALRGSTTWGDVLKMWGASYGGNLIGALLFAALLWGTGLFREPHSNVFFYDVVAHKMDAPALQLFFRAILCNWLVCMAFFIPMSLKGDGPKLFAMILFVYCFFISGFEHSIANMTSFAIALIMEHRPGISVYGALHNLIPVTFGNIIGGSFFMGAVYFYLEKVKT from the coding sequence ATGGAACAGCGGCATGCATTAGATCAGGTGGAGGCCTTGGCATTAAAAAAGAAGGCGGCGTGGGACTCCGGCAAGTTCCCGTATCTGCTCCGTTCCATCCTGGCAAGCATGTTTATCGGGTTCGGCATTGTCGTTGCGTTCAAGACAGGCAATCTGTTCGACGAAGGGGCCTCGCCGTTTGCCTATACAGCGGCTGCTGTGACATTTGGCGCCGCTATTATTTTGATCGGTTACGCGGGCGGCGATTTGTTCACGGGGAATACGTTTTACTTTACCTTTTCTGCGCTGCGCGGATCGACGACCTGGGGAGACGTACTGAAGATGTGGGGCGCCAGTTATGGGGGAAACTTGATTGGCGCGCTCCTCTTCGCCGCGCTCCTATGGGGCACCGGGTTATTCCGCGAACCGCACAGCAACGTTTTTTTCTATGATGTCGTTGCGCATAAGATGGATGCTCCCGCTCTTCAGCTATTTTTTCGGGCCATTCTGTGCAATTGGCTGGTCTGCATGGCGTTCTTCATCCCGATGAGCCTCAAGGGGGATGGGCCGAAGCTGTTTGCGATGATTCTGTTTGTGTATTGCTTTTTTATTTCCGGATTCGAGCACAGCATTGCCAATATGACCTCATTTGCGATCGCCTTGATCATGGAACACCGGCCCGGCATCTCCGTATACGGAGCCCTGCATAATCTGATTCCCGTCACTTTCGGCAATATTATCGGGGGAAGCTTCTTTATGGGGGCAGTCTATTTCTATCTGGAAAAGGTGAAAACATAA
- a CDS encoding DUF4097 family beta strand repeat-containing protein yields the protein MIFASLALVAVGGLAVGCQGVGMQDFKNKISFEANGIEAIEMNNDSWDIEFKNTESRQITIACEGKRQDKNSDPVTLLHDGKKIVITQQDQGGMGGFSFGKKGTIYISIPDRGVDSITLHNGAGDIKMKDVTAANLVISNDSGTEMMEGLSADKGEFTSRDGELNLKDSLLNQLTITSLSGGSYITGVTSPEMTITSTDGEVSLQEMQEGKSLRIETKSGDIAVSYRAAPVSLRLAAHSGSSDISVDLDGFKENGSSETAKEGTIGEAAHKLELISEYGTITVK from the coding sequence ATGATTTTTGCTTCGCTTGCCTTAGTTGCCGTTGGCGGGTTAGCGGTTGGCTGCCAGGGAGTGGGGATGCAGGACTTTAAAAATAAAATTTCCTTCGAGGCAAACGGCATTGAGGCAATCGAAATGAACAATGATTCTTGGGATATTGAGTTCAAAAATACGGAATCCCGACAAATCACCATCGCTTGTGAAGGAAAGCGGCAAGACAAGAATAGCGACCCTGTGACCCTTCTCCATGACGGGAAGAAAATTGTAATTACCCAGCAAGATCAAGGGGGAATGGGGGGCTTCAGTTTTGGCAAGAAAGGCACTATCTATATATCCATCCCCGATCGTGGGGTAGATTCGATTACATTGCATAATGGCGCGGGTGACATCAAGATGAAGGATGTAACGGCCGCAAACCTCGTTATTTCCAATGATTCCGGCACGGAAATGATGGAAGGACTATCCGCAGATAAGGGTGAATTTACATCCAGAGACGGGGAATTGAACTTGAAAGACAGCTTGCTCAACCAATTAACAATAACCTCCCTTAGCGGTGGCAGCTATATTACCGGTGTGACTAGTCCTGAGATGACCATTACTTCAACAGATGGTGAAGTCTCACTCCAAGAGATGCAAGAAGGGAAGTCATTACGTATAGAAACCAAATCAGGAGATATCGCGGTTTCTTATCGAGCGGCTCCCGTGTCATTAAGGCTTGCCGCGCACAGCGGTTCGTCGGATATAAGCGTTGATTTAGATGGCTTCAAAGAGAACGGGAGCTCGGAAACAGCAAAAGAAGGCACCATTGGGGAAGCCGCACATAAATTGGAGCTCATCAGTGAATATGGGACGATAACCGTAAAGTAG
- a CDS encoding ABC transporter permease: protein MLKLIRLEWEKSNVSSYLKGLAICIVAIFVAVALMARGSHGEGEPMFPDYAAFMSLTNILIRIVYLIFSSVILSRLVIEEYKSSMIQVLFTYPRPRKKIIQAKLAIVFGFCFFSIILTTVIINILTFFLNPMIGLFEAPVRIDDMAVAVPATLMHAFMMAGISLVPLSFGMRKKSAPSTITSAVVIGFVINATVSDGGSPISLFQFIGIPIALCLLGLLIGYLSFYKVDKNDVAI, encoded by the coding sequence ATGCTTAAACTGATAAGACTAGAATGGGAAAAAAGTAACGTATCCAGTTATTTGAAAGGCTTAGCCATTTGTATTGTGGCCATTTTCGTTGCCGTTGCGCTGATGGCACGGGGCTCTCACGGTGAAGGCGAGCCCATGTTTCCGGATTATGCCGCCTTCATGTCTTTAACGAATATTTTGATTCGAATCGTATATCTCATTTTCTCAAGCGTTATCTTGTCACGTCTAGTGATTGAGGAATACAAGAGCAGCATGATTCAAGTGCTGTTTACGTATCCGCGGCCACGGAAAAAAATCATTCAAGCCAAGTTAGCCATTGTGTTTGGGTTCTGTTTTTTTAGCATCATCCTGACTACGGTCATCATCAATATACTCACTTTTTTCTTAAATCCGATGATAGGTTTATTTGAAGCGCCTGTTCGTATCGATGACATGGCGGTGGCCGTTCCGGCAACGTTGATGCACGCATTTATGATGGCTGGAATCAGCCTGGTTCCTTTATCTTTTGGCATGAGAAAAAAATCGGCCCCTTCCACCATTACCTCGGCTGTCGTCATCGGCTTCGTGATTAACGCCACGGTGTCTGACGGGGGGAGCCCGATCAGTTTGTTCCAATTCATAGGAATCCCGATTGCGCTATGTCTGCTCGGCCTTCTCATCGGCTATCTTTCTTTTTATAAAGTGGACAAAAACGATGTGGCAATATAA
- a CDS encoding response regulator transcription factor, translated as MESAHILAVDDEIGILKLLEITLRKENFTHIDTVSTGKGALERIKEKAYDMILLDIMLSDISGFELCTEMRKHTNAPIIFISARSTDFDKLTGLGIGGDDYITKPFNPLEVVARIKAILRRQRLVEHSHQQNTVYDYGYFAFHPDSATLTVKHQPVDCTAKELELLHFFCRHPNHIFTTAQLYERVWGNEVFGEEKTVTIHISKLRKKLGDDTRKPKIIVNLRGIGYKFIPPNEALLCE; from the coding sequence ATGGAATCTGCACACATCTTGGCGGTCGATGATGAAATCGGAATTTTGAAGTTATTGGAGATCACGCTCAGGAAAGAGAACTTTACTCATATCGACACCGTATCCACGGGCAAAGGCGCGTTGGAGCGCATCAAAGAAAAAGCATATGATATGATTTTGCTCGATATTATGCTTTCGGATATAAGCGGTTTTGAATTATGCACCGAGATGCGGAAGCATACAAATGCACCGATTATTTTTATTAGTGCGCGTTCTACCGATTTCGACAAACTAACGGGGCTGGGCATCGGCGGAGATGATTATATTACCAAGCCTTTCAATCCGTTGGAGGTTGTTGCTCGCATCAAAGCTATCCTTCGCCGTCAAAGGCTGGTTGAGCATTCACATCAACAGAACACGGTATACGATTATGGGTATTTCGCTTTTCATCCGGACTCGGCAACGTTAACCGTGAAGCATCAACCTGTAGATTGCACGGCCAAGGAGCTGGAGCTGCTTCATTTTTTTTGCAGACATCCCAATCATATCTTCACGACGGCTCAGCTTTACGAGCGGGTGTGGGGAAATGAGGTGTTCGGGGAAGAAAAAACGGTCACGATCCATATCTCCAAGCTGCGAAAAAAACTCGGGGACGATACCCGCAAACCAAAAATCATTGTGAATTTGCGAGGAATCGGTTATAAATTCATCCCCCCGAATGAGGCGCTCCTATGCGAATAA
- a CDS encoding sensor histidine kinase, with translation MRIKTRFTVHLALGLILWMLGTGFVIIALREGLLPLLDIHVSPDDEGFLVGWIFGISTLLCIGLFGWYFGGPLGFVMAWIHQLSQDNYRQPAGLPRIYTRKGKLRMRYRLYQEVLQHLQSLGVTLQANEVERTRIEQAKQDWIAGISHDLKTPLTYIKGYSTLLLNDQYEWSKEEAISFIREIDDKGKHMEDLIQDLSLVIQLNRADGTLPLQKTNQDMVEFTKRVVADISNNPQASSYHLHFETDTPVIYVQFDPKYMQRILQNLLMNSIIHNPEPADIYVQLADKGDHAAIRIMDNGVGMPASTVEHLFQQYYRGTTTDSSSDGTGLGMAIVYKLIQAQDGTITVESKPSQGTSFEIRLPKKGRL, from the coding sequence ATGCGAATAAAAACTAGATTCACTGTTCATCTCGCCTTAGGACTTATTCTGTGGATGCTTGGGACGGGCTTCGTCATTATCGCGTTGCGTGAAGGCCTTCTGCCGCTGCTCGATATCCATGTCAGTCCAGATGATGAAGGATTTCTCGTTGGATGGATTTTTGGGATCAGCACGCTGCTTTGCATTGGCCTGTTCGGGTGGTATTTTGGCGGTCCGCTCGGATTCGTCATGGCCTGGATTCATCAGCTCTCGCAAGACAACTACCGGCAGCCAGCCGGATTGCCTCGCATTTATACCCGCAAAGGGAAGCTTCGCATGCGATACCGTCTCTATCAGGAGGTACTCCAGCACCTCCAATCCTTGGGTGTCACCTTGCAAGCGAATGAAGTCGAGAGAACCAGAATCGAACAAGCCAAACAGGATTGGATTGCGGGGATTTCCCATGATCTGAAAACGCCATTAACCTATATCAAGGGCTACTCCACCCTGTTATTAAATGATCAGTATGAGTGGTCGAAGGAAGAGGCGATTTCTTTTATTCGGGAGATTGATGACAAAGGAAAGCATATGGAAGACTTAATTCAAGATCTAAGCCTTGTCATCCAGCTCAATCGCGCTGACGGCACGCTGCCCTTACAGAAGACGAACCAGGATATGGTTGAATTTACGAAAAGGGTGGTCGCCGATATCAGCAATAATCCGCAAGCAAGCAGCTATCATCTTCATTTTGAAACGGACACGCCTGTCATTTATGTTCAGTTTGATCCGAAATACATGCAGCGCATCCTGCAAAATCTATTAATGAACTCCATTATCCATAATCCTGAACCTGCGGATATCTATGTCCAGCTTGCGGACAAAGGGGACCATGCCGCTATCCGGATCATGGATAACGGCGTTGGCATGCCGGCTTCTACGGTAGAACATCTGTTTCAGCAATATTACCGCGGCACCACCACGGATTCCTCCTCCGATGGGACCGGATTGGGGATGGCCATTGTCTACAAGCTGATTCAAGCCCAGGACGGCACTATTACGGTCGAGAGCAAGCCTTCGCAAGGAACCTCGTTCGAGATTAGGCTGCCGAAAAAAGGACGATTATAA
- a CDS encoding stage II sporulation protein M, whose amino-acid sequence MLRTFWKKIWHDEKKLIRAAAIWFFAGIALSLFIGKQIHVDNSNLITGFDYEWYQIAANNIGAGLLIAASGILLSVPAVLLTLFNGFMLGYLVMLSASHYSAAAIIAALAPHGIFEVPAILLACTIGLKPFSWVLRYVRTKQPVDWKKEWRTIAALLGLMAVLFTVASLIETYVSPVTMNYVG is encoded by the coding sequence ATGTTGCGAACCTTTTGGAAGAAGATTTGGCATGATGAAAAGAAACTGATCCGGGCCGCGGCAATTTGGTTCTTCGCAGGCATTGCGCTCAGTCTATTCATTGGAAAGCAAATTCATGTGGATAATTCCAATCTGATCACCGGGTTCGATTACGAATGGTACCAGATTGCGGCGAACAATATCGGTGCAGGTCTTCTCATTGCAGCCAGCGGGATTCTTTTATCCGTTCCTGCCGTGCTGCTGACTCTCTTCAACGGGTTTATGCTCGGTTATCTTGTTATGCTGTCTGCCTCCCATTATTCTGCGGCTGCAATTATCGCGGCGTTGGCGCCCCATGGCATCTTTGAGGTTCCGGCGATCCTACTGGCCTGTACCATAGGCTTGAAGCCCTTTAGCTGGGTCCTTCGCTACGTACGCACCAAGCAACCGGTTGATTGGAAGAAGGAATGGCGTACAATCGCGGCGCTGCTTGGCTTAATGGCCGTCTTGTTTACTGTGGCGAGCTTGATCGAGACCTATGTCTCACCCGTCACGATGAACTACGTTGGCTAG
- a CDS encoding Ig-like domain-containing protein: MKSVFESGKGRFGSGLLVVCAILILAVSWPASIQAKSNAAAASFKLKAASKSLYLVIGKEADLPKVNALYKDGRIEDVTGSVTWQPSSDVLTISGGKVSGRYGASAKLTGTYGNQKVTVPVRIEEDFVKYEVEPSSVTISAGSSQPIKVTGYYSNGKKVSIGTKIQWKSGNDQVARVSGGTIKGVAEGSTTVTGVLGQQPFNIPVQITPKIKKLTVTPAKLVLTPGKAAAYSVQAVYEGGRTVDVTSQVTAKVAGKGIQASNGTVTAAGQPGRASVKLYYGGKGVSLPVTLQESLASIEVQPASLVVGAGASKPIKVIGTYSNGKKVSLASKVAWTSDNAQIAKAAGASIKGLKEGTTKIVGVYGDRTFEIPVQVTPKLQKLTVTASNPKLAPYQTTTYRVQAVYTSGNSSDVTSLAQSKSNGKATASQGTITAVSKGKAVITFTYGGKKVSLRIPVE; encoded by the coding sequence ATGAAGTCCGTATTTGAATCAGGAAAAGGCCGCTTCGGTTCTGGCTTGCTCGTTGTGTGTGCGATACTTATCCTTGCCGTATCGTGGCCGGCTAGCATCCAAGCCAAGAGCAATGCCGCGGCGGCGTCATTTAAATTGAAGGCCGCATCCAAGTCATTATATCTCGTCATTGGCAAGGAAGCCGATCTTCCCAAGGTGAACGCCCTCTATAAGGACGGCAGGATCGAGGATGTGACCGGATCCGTCACGTGGCAGCCCAGTTCGGATGTGTTGACGATCAGCGGAGGCAAGGTGAGCGGCAGATATGGCGCTTCGGCGAAGCTGACAGGCACGTACGGCAATCAGAAGGTTACCGTTCCCGTTCGTATAGAAGAGGATTTCGTGAAGTATGAAGTGGAGCCGTCTTCCGTCACCATAAGCGCGGGCTCCTCTCAGCCGATTAAAGTAACGGGTTATTACTCCAATGGAAAAAAAGTATCCATCGGAACGAAAATCCAATGGAAATCCGGAAATGATCAGGTTGCGCGGGTTAGCGGCGGAACGATAAAGGGAGTGGCGGAAGGCAGTACGACCGTTACGGGCGTGTTAGGCCAGCAGCCGTTCAACATTCCCGTGCAGATTACGCCCAAGATTAAAAAACTAACCGTAACGCCTGCGAAACTGGTGCTGACTCCCGGTAAAGCGGCCGCTTATTCCGTTCAGGCGGTCTATGAAGGCGGGCGAACGGTGGATGTGACCTCGCAGGTGACGGCGAAAGTGGCCGGCAAAGGCATTCAAGCGAGCAACGGCACAGTTACCGCGGCAGGCCAGCCGGGGCGTGCCAGCGTGAAACTGTATTATGGAGGAAAAGGAGTATCCCTTCCAGTCACCTTGCAGGAGAGCCTGGCGAGCATCGAGGTGCAGCCTGCGTCTCTCGTCGTCGGGGCCGGAGCTTCTAAGCCGATCAAAGTAATCGGCACCTATTCCAACGGGAAAAAGGTGTCGCTTGCAAGCAAGGTGGCCTGGACATCCGACAACGCGCAAATCGCCAAAGCGGCAGGCGCCAGCATAAAGGGGTTGAAGGAAGGGACGACGAAAATCGTCGGCGTTTACGGCGATCGCACATTTGAAATCCCCGTTCAGGTCACGCCTAAGCTGCAGAAGCTGACGGTCACGGCATCGAACCCGAAGCTGGCTCCTTATCAAACGACCACTTATCGGGTACAGGCCGTGTATACCAGCGGAAACAGCAGCGATGTAACGTCGCTCGCCCAGTCCAAGTCGAATGGCAAAGCGACCGCCAGTCAGGGCACGATTACCGCAGTGAGCAAAGGCAAGGCCGTCATTACCTTTACCTATGGCGGCAAAAAAGTATCCCTGCGCATTCCGGTAGAGTAG